The following proteins come from a genomic window of Synechococcus sp. NB0720_010:
- a CDS encoding DUF4335 domain-containing protein: protein MKLTTRYEQTSCRLIVEGLPDLSAGQDSSTIGILTGFTMGLAGQTELEGKREHLQALLTAVIPYARHLLSGVPKAFGEADAPVAIAPGDGCHQLELRSSQPNTPPLTLRLDDAELADLVRCLDQLRLDARLALPFEAPPLVPLARKELRHRQPLLRRIAAPLAGVAAFAISAALIAMLPTPKPAPQTAPELAPPAKGG, encoded by the coding sequence ATGAAACTCACCACGCGCTACGAACAGACCAGCTGCCGCCTGATCGTTGAGGGCTTGCCGGATCTCTCCGCTGGCCAGGACTCCAGCACCATTGGCATCCTCACCGGCTTCACGATGGGCCTGGCGGGCCAGACCGAACTGGAGGGCAAGCGCGAGCACCTGCAGGCGTTGCTCACGGCTGTGATTCCCTACGCCCGCCATCTCCTCAGTGGCGTCCCCAAGGCCTTCGGGGAAGCAGACGCCCCAGTGGCGATTGCTCCAGGCGATGGCTGCCACCAGCTGGAGTTGCGCAGCAGCCAGCCCAACACGCCGCCCTTGACCCTGCGGTTGGATGACGCCGAGCTCGCGGACCTGGTGCGCTGCCTCGATCAGCTCCGTTTGGATGCCCGTTTGGCGCTTCCGTTTGAAGCCCCCCCCTTGGTGCCCCTGGCTCGCAAGGAGCTGCGCCACCGCCAACCCCTACTGCGGCGCATTGCGGCTCCGCTGGCCGGTGTTGCGGCTTTCGCGATCAGCGCCGCCCTGATCGCCATGCTGCCGACGCCGAAGCCCGCCCCGCAGACTGCCCCCGAGCTGGCACCGCCGGCCAAGGGCGGTTGA
- a CDS encoding DUF2949 domain-containing protein, whose amino-acid sequence MVICTSPQPAPHPELLRFLRNSLGLSENALGLGLKQSQLEQAPLPVVLWRFGLISLEQLDQVLQWQDLHL is encoded by the coding sequence CTCGCCACAACCCGCCCCCCATCCGGAGCTGCTGCGCTTTCTGCGCAACAGCCTGGGCTTAAGCGAGAACGCCCTGGGGCTGGGGCTGAAGCAGTCGCAACTGGAGCAGGCTCCCCTGCCGGTGGTGCTCTGGCGCTTTGGCTTGATCAGCCTGGAGCAGCTCGATCAGGTCCTGCAGTGGCAGGACCTGCATCTGTAG
- a CDS encoding adenine phosphoribosyltransferase, which yields MGSINLRQLVREIPDFPQPGILFRDIIPLMRQPDAWQEVMRQLGEVCDRLQPDLIVGIESRGFIVGTALATAKTIGFSPVRKPGKLPGQVIGVDYSLEYGTDRLEIVPDGFENNPRVLIVDDLLATGGTAAACAELVQQVGGQLVGFSFVVELADLGGQRKLPSGVPVDSLIVY from the coding sequence ATGGGCAGCATCAATCTGCGTCAACTGGTCCGAGAGATTCCCGACTTTCCCCAGCCCGGGATCCTCTTTCGCGACATCATCCCGCTGATGCGCCAGCCGGACGCCTGGCAGGAAGTCATGCGCCAGCTCGGTGAGGTCTGCGACCGGCTTCAGCCCGATTTGATTGTTGGCATCGAATCCCGCGGCTTCATCGTCGGCACCGCCCTGGCCACCGCCAAGACCATTGGCTTCAGCCCGGTTCGCAAACCCGGCAAGTTGCCCGGTCAGGTCATCGGCGTCGACTACAGCCTCGAGTACGGCACGGACCGCCTCGAGATCGTCCCCGATGGCTTTGAGAACAACCCCCGGGTGCTGATCGTTGATGACCTGCTGGCCACCGGCGGCACTGCAGCGGCCTGCGCTGAACTGGTTCAACAGGTGGGCGGTCAGTTGGTGGGTTTCTCCTTTGTGGTGGAACTGGCCGACCTCGGCGGTCAACGCAAGCTCCCCTCAGGAGTGCCCGTGGATTCCCTGATCGTCTACTGA
- a CDS encoding DUF3038 domain-containing protein, translating to MAQAPASVQTPLSRRGIERLDLMLLCAEALDLNGGEAMVWLSEEMGFTDLFPNRVELWKRRCTNPLRRNTRRASLKPEETDALIRILTALSERLYPMLRTLLSSAEPPDLNAQRWDLFRSRLRELVLERLNPRRGGVQRLLDPQEGPALSRELVQSMALCAGEGGFERLRASLLDAAV from the coding sequence ATGGCCCAAGCCCCTGCGAGCGTGCAAACCCCGTTGTCCCGCCGCGGCATTGAGCGCCTCGATTTGATGCTCCTCTGCGCCGAGGCGCTGGATCTCAATGGCGGTGAGGCGATGGTCTGGCTGAGTGAGGAGATGGGTTTCACGGACCTCTTCCCCAACCGCGTTGAGCTCTGGAAACGCCGCTGCACCAATCCACTGCGACGCAACACCCGCCGGGCCTCGCTGAAGCCCGAGGAGACGGATGCCTTGATTCGCATCCTCACCGCCCTCTCAGAGCGGCTCTACCCGATGCTGCGGACCCTGCTCTCCTCCGCTGAGCCGCCGGATCTGAATGCCCAGCGTTGGGATCTCTTTCGCTCCCGCCTGAGGGAGCTGGTGCTGGAGCGCCTGAACCCAAGGCGGGGCGGGGTCCAGCGCCTGCTCGATCCCCAGGAGGGTCCTGCCTTGAGCCGTGAATTGGTGCAATCCATGGCGCTCTGCGCTGGGGAGGGCGGTTTTGAGCGCCTGCGGGCGAGCCTTCTTGATGCGGCTGTTTGA